Proteins encoded together in one Amblyraja radiata isolate CabotCenter1 chromosome 11, sAmbRad1.1.pri, whole genome shotgun sequence window:
- the mat2b gene encoding methionine adenosyltransferase 2 subunit beta, whose amino-acid sequence MVGKEKELTIHFSPGSVRLVEEDVYVPDRRVLVTGASGLLGRAVHKEFLENDWDAVGCAYRRARPRFETVNLLDPGAVRRIIQDVKPQVVVHCAAERRPDVVENRPDYARQLNVSSSGCLAREAAEIGAFMIYLSTDYIFDGSHPPYREGDTPNPLNLYGKTKLEGEKQVLHNHPGAAVLRVPVLYGPVEELGESAVTILFGPVQGCERMASVDHWQQRYPTHVADVALVCRQLSERWLQDSSVSGVFHWSGNEQMTKFQMACTMADVFRLPNAHLRPVTEPPAQGTARPRDCRLDCSRLERMGLGHRTPFRAGVRRCLWPFLRDKQCQQTVFH is encoded by the exons GAGGATGTATACGTTCCCGACCGACGGGTACTGGTCACCGGAGCCTCTGGACTACTGGGCCGGGCCGTGCACAAGGAGTTCCTGGAGAACGACTGGGATGCAGTGGGCTGTGCCTACAGGAGGGCTCGGCCCCGGTTCGAGACAGTGAACCTGCTGGACCCAGGGGCCGTGCGGAGGATCATACAAGACGTTAAG CCGCAGGTTGTCGTTCACTGCGCAGCAGAGCGAAGACCAGACGTGGTGGAAAACCGGCCCGATTACGCCAGGCAGCTGAACGTCAGCAGCTCGGGATGCCTCGCCAGGGAAGCAG CTGAAATCGGAGCCTTCATGATATACCTGAGCACAGATTATATATTCGATGGATCACACCCTCCCTACCGGGAAGGCGACACTCCGAACCCTCTCAACCTCTACGGCAAAACCAAGCTGGAAGGGGAGAAGCAGGTTTTGCACAATCACCCCG GTGCGGCGGTGCTGCGAGTGCCGGTGCTGTACGGGCCGGTGGAGGAACTGGGCGAGAGTGCGGTGACCATCCTCTTCGGGCCAGTGCAGGGGTGCGAGCGGATGGCCAGCGTAGACCACTGGCAGCAACGTTACCCCACCCACGTGGCCGATGTGGCCCTGGTGTGCCGGCAGCTGTCCGAGCGATGGCTACAG GACTCCTCGGTCAGTGGGGTTTTCCACTGGTCTGGCAATGAGCAGATGACCAAGTTCCAGATGGCTTGCACCATGGCAGACGTCTTCAGACTCCCCAATGCCCACCTGCGCCCG GTGACAGAGCCCCCAGCCCAGGGCACGGCGAGGCCGCGGGATTGCCGCCTGGACTGCTCGCGTCTGGAGAGGATGGGGCTGGGGCACAGGACGCCGTTCCGGGCGGGTGTGAGGCGCTGCCTTTGGCCCTTCCTGCGGGACAAGCAGTGCCAACAGACGGTCTTCCACTGA